One genomic region from Natrinema caseinilyticum encodes:
- a CDS encoding DUF4397 domain-containing protein, translating into MQVSRRTAMKAMGAAGGLTAASGVAMAVGEHPDDERSKPDEKSMSDEKPAEPPGAAVRVAHFSPDAPNVDVYVDGNQVLSNVAYGDVSPYLEIEPGTYTVKITAAGDPGTVAFEGDVTLQPAFYTIAAIGELGASSFEPLVLLDAGSALARVVHTVPDAPTVDIYVEDELLFEGLSFGESTDYTALPAGTFTVSIRPAGDPETTLLSYEATREIGVAYSAFAIGYADPPAGTEGREFTVKRVEDGPMGEQMKK; encoded by the coding sequence ATGCAAGTATCACGACGCACTGCGATGAAAGCCATGGGTGCTGCCGGTGGACTGACTGCGGCGAGCGGTGTCGCGATGGCCGTCGGCGAACACCCGGACGACGAGCGGTCGAAGCCCGACGAGAAATCGATGAGCGACGAGAAACCAGCCGAGCCCCCGGGTGCGGCCGTTCGCGTCGCACACTTCTCCCCGGACGCGCCGAACGTCGACGTCTACGTCGACGGCAACCAGGTTCTCTCGAACGTCGCCTACGGTGACGTATCCCCGTACCTCGAGATCGAACCGGGCACCTACACGGTGAAGATCACGGCGGCCGGTGATCCGGGAACCGTCGCGTTCGAGGGCGACGTCACGCTGCAGCCCGCGTTCTACACCATCGCGGCCATCGGCGAACTCGGCGCGAGCTCGTTCGAGCCGCTCGTCCTGCTCGACGCCGGCTCGGCGCTCGCTCGAGTGGTTCACACGGTGCCCGACGCGCCAACCGTCGACATCTACGTGGAAGACGAACTCCTCTTCGAGGGCCTGTCGTTCGGCGAGTCGACCGACTACACCGCCCTTCCCGCGGGCACCTTCACCGTCTCGATCCGACCGGCTGGAGATCCCGAGACGACGCTCCTGTCGTACGAGGCCACGCGCGAAATCGGCGTCGCGTACTCCGCGTTTGCGATCGGCTACGCCGACCCACCGGCGGGGACGGAGGGCCGAGAATTCACCGTGAAACGGGTGGAAGACGGTCCGATGGGCGAGCAAATGAAAAAGTAA
- a CDS encoding DUF7553 family protein translates to MTQGLQQASSDLEDAAETADGDLRDTLRETAREFEEIARDETVADHAVLDTHLNALRQARERAGGDTEAKLESAIEAAEDYRESLDQA, encoded by the coding sequence ATGACGCAGGGCCTCCAGCAAGCCAGCAGCGACCTCGAGGACGCCGCGGAAACGGCCGACGGCGATCTACGCGATACCCTCCGGGAGACCGCACGTGAGTTCGAGGAAATCGCCCGCGACGAGACGGTCGCGGATCACGCCGTCCTCGACACGCACCTCAACGCGCTCCGGCAAGCCCGCGAGCGGGCCGGCGGCGACACGGAAGCGAAACTCGAATCGGCCATCGAGGCGGCGGAGGACTATCGGGAAAGCCTCGATCAAGCCTGA
- a CDS encoding SLC13 family permease, whose amino-acid sequence MIGAELSGGAPVVFGLVAVALVLFVSEAIPNDVTAIGIMVSLAVLEPLTGVGHRAAISGFANTATVTIVAMYMLSAGIQQTGVVQRLGLSLAAFAKGNEARALAATVATAGPVAGFINNTPVVAVFVPMISDLAEKAGVSPSKLLLPLSYAAILGGTLTLVGTSTNLLASEFAAELLDRGPIGMFEFAPLGIVVFAVGIGYLMTVGRWLTPARIPVEADLVDEFDLEDHLTQVRVRADSAPVGKTIDELEAGTEAKVRILQLRREVDRDARVGEDDRVFEFGEGGERGRGASPDRTGPDQRLRRGEIGESAPDAAGLDEPSRDVSETFVAVETDRRILEGDVLTVHGNLQAVNRFVENQGLRQLLREQVTEETFDEGTSEDLLAKAVVPEASPYVGETVSETHLREIYQLTVLAIRRDGELLRTDLDEIRLEAGDLLLVQTFPETLEYFTGTGDFVVVDDGAVDRLLESGVDEVAPLSPKTPVAIAIMAGVVGTAALGLVSIAISALAGVFLMVVTGCLSTTDAYDAVSWNIVFLLAGVIPLGLALEATGGSLLIADGLVESAEFLPLVGVLFAFAIVTGLLANVITPVATVVLMIPVAVDAAGSLGADPFSFLLSVLFASATSFMTPVGYQTNLMVYGPGGYKFSDFVRVGAPLQVLLAGVTTVGIVLIWGV is encoded by the coding sequence ATGATCGGTGCCGAGTTATCGGGCGGTGCGCCCGTGGTGTTCGGACTCGTCGCCGTCGCCCTCGTCCTGTTCGTGTCGGAGGCCATTCCGAACGACGTGACGGCGATCGGGATCATGGTCTCGCTCGCGGTGCTAGAACCGCTAACGGGCGTCGGTCATCGGGCAGCGATCTCCGGGTTCGCCAACACGGCGACGGTAACGATCGTCGCGATGTACATGCTAAGCGCGGGCATCCAGCAGACCGGCGTCGTCCAGAGACTGGGGCTCTCGCTCGCCGCGTTCGCGAAGGGCAACGAGGCGCGTGCGCTCGCGGCGACGGTCGCCACGGCGGGGCCGGTCGCGGGGTTCATCAACAACACGCCCGTCGTCGCAGTCTTCGTTCCGATGATCTCCGATCTCGCCGAGAAAGCCGGCGTCTCCCCGTCGAAACTGCTCTTGCCCCTCTCGTACGCGGCGATCCTGGGCGGCACCCTGACGCTCGTCGGGACGTCGACGAACCTGCTCGCGAGCGAATTCGCCGCCGAACTGCTCGATCGCGGGCCGATCGGAATGTTCGAGTTCGCTCCCCTCGGGATCGTCGTCTTCGCCGTCGGCATCGGCTACCTCATGACCGTCGGCCGCTGGCTGACGCCCGCGCGGATCCCGGTCGAGGCGGACCTCGTCGACGAGTTCGATCTCGAGGATCACCTCACTCAGGTCCGCGTCAGGGCGGATTCGGCGCCGGTCGGAAAGACCATCGACGAACTCGAGGCCGGGACCGAAGCGAAGGTCCGCATCCTCCAACTCCGGCGAGAAGTAGACCGCGACGCGCGGGTCGGAGAGGACGACCGCGTGTTCGAGTTCGGCGAGGGCGGCGAACGAGGTCGCGGCGCGAGTCCGGATCGGACAGGACCCGACCAGCGACTCCGCCGCGGCGAGATCGGAGAGTCGGCCCCGGACGCCGCCGGTCTCGACGAGCCGTCGCGGGATGTGAGCGAAACGTTCGTGGCGGTCGAGACGGACCGGCGAATTCTGGAGGGCGACGTCCTCACGGTCCACGGCAATCTACAGGCGGTCAACCGCTTCGTCGAGAATCAGGGGCTGCGCCAGCTCCTCCGGGAACAGGTGACCGAGGAAACGTTCGACGAGGGCACCAGCGAAGATCTGTTGGCCAAAGCCGTCGTCCCGGAAGCCTCGCCGTACGTCGGCGAGACGGTCTCCGAGACGCACCTCCGAGAGATTTACCAGCTGACCGTGCTGGCGATCCGCCGCGACGGCGAGTTGCTCCGGACCGATCTCGACGAGATCAGGCTCGAAGCCGGCGACCTCCTGCTGGTCCAGACGTTCCCCGAGACGCTCGAGTACTTCACCGGAACCGGGGATTTCGTCGTCGTCGACGACGGCGCCGTCGACCGACTGCTCGAGAGCGGGGTCGACGAGGTCGCACCGCTATCGCCGAAGACGCCGGTGGCGATCGCTATCATGGCCGGGGTGGTCGGGACCGCCGCGCTCGGGCTCGTTTCCATCGCGATCTCGGCCCTGGCAGGCGTCTTTCTCATGGTCGTGACCGGCTGTCTGTCGACGACCGACGCCTACGACGCCGTCTCGTGGAACATCGTGTTCCTGCTCGCCGGCGTGATCCCGCTGGGTCTCGCACTGGAAGCGACCGGGGGATCGCTGCTCATCGCCGACGGGCTGGTCGAATCGGCCGAATTCCTCCCCCTCGTCGGGGTCCTGTTCGCGTTCGCGATCGTGACGGGCCTGCTCGCGAACGTCATCACGCCCGTCGCAACGGTCGTTCTGATGATCCCCGTCGCCGTCGACGCCGCGGGATCCCTGGGTGCCGACCCGTTTTCCTTTCTCCTGTCGGTGCTGTTCGCGTCGGCGACGTCGTTCATGACGCCTGTGGGGTACCAGACGAACCTGATGGTTTACGGGCCGGGCGGGTACAAATTCTCCGACTTCGTGAGAGTCGGCGCCCCCCTACAGGTGCTGCTCGCAGGCGTCACGACGGTCGGAATCGTCCTCATATGGGGAGTATAA
- a CDS encoding ORC1-type DNA replication protein translates to MADDPDGGMLSWDESVFKNEHVFEIDYVPETFKHREGQTQSLTYALRPAVRGSRPLNVMVRGPPGTGKTTAIQKLFDEVGAQTSEVRTIRVNCQVNATRYSVFSRLFEGTFDYEPPSSGISFKKLFGQIAEKLVEEDRVLVVALDDVNYLFYENEASDTLYSLLRAHEEYPGAKIGVIVVSSDPSLDVIDELDSRVQSVFRPEDVYFPVYDQPEIVDILSERVSRGFHDGVIGRDTLEFVAELTADSGDLRVGIDLLRRAGLNAEMRASRTVERQDVEEAYEKSKYINLSRSLSGLTDTERMLLEVIADHDGDQAGAVYEAFHDRTDLGYTRYSEIVNKLDQLGLIDADYADVDGRGRSRSLTLSYEKDAVLERLE, encoded by the coding sequence ATGGCAGACGACCCCGACGGGGGAATGTTGTCGTGGGACGAATCCGTGTTCAAGAACGAGCACGTCTTCGAAATCGACTACGTCCCCGAGACGTTCAAGCACCGCGAGGGCCAGACCCAGAGCCTGACGTACGCGTTGCGCCCGGCGGTTCGTGGGTCGCGGCCGCTGAACGTCATGGTCCGTGGGCCGCCGGGAACCGGGAAAACGACGGCGATACAGAAGTTGTTCGACGAGGTGGGCGCCCAGACGAGCGAGGTTCGGACGATCCGGGTCAACTGTCAGGTCAACGCGACCCGTTACTCGGTGTTCTCGCGGCTGTTCGAGGGGACGTTCGATTACGAACCGCCCTCGTCCGGTATTTCGTTCAAGAAGCTGTTCGGCCAGATCGCCGAGAAACTCGTCGAGGAGGATCGCGTTCTCGTCGTGGCACTCGACGACGTCAACTATCTCTTCTACGAGAACGAAGCCAGTGACACGCTCTATTCGCTGTTGCGCGCCCACGAGGAGTATCCCGGCGCGAAGATCGGCGTCATCGTCGTCTCCTCCGATCCGTCACTGGACGTGATCGACGAACTCGACTCCCGCGTCCAGAGCGTCTTTCGTCCCGAAGACGTCTACTTTCCGGTGTACGACCAGCCGGAGATCGTCGACATTCTCTCCGAGCGGGTCTCACGCGGCTTCCACGACGGCGTCATCGGTCGGGACACGCTCGAGTTCGTCGCGGAACTCACGGCCGACAGCGGCGACCTTCGGGTCGGTATCGATCTGTTGCGCCGGGCCGGACTGAACGCGGAGATGCGGGCCAGCCGCACCGTCGAGCGCCAGGACGTCGAAGAGGCCTACGAGAAATCGAAGTACATCAACCTCTCGCGATCGCTGTCGGGGCTGACCGACACGGAGCGGATGCTCCTCGAGGTGATCGCCGACCACGACGGGGATCAGGCCGGTGCGGTCTACGAAGCCTTCCACGACCGGACCGACCTCGGCTACACGCGCTACTCCGAGATCGTCAACAAACTCGACCAGCTCGGGCTCATCGACGCCGATTACGCCGACGTCGACGGCCGGGGCCGCTCGCGGTCGCTCACGCTGTCCTACGAGAAGGACGCGGTGTTAGAACGACTCGAGTGA
- a CDS encoding DUF1059 domain-containing protein: MPYHFECPRDGCSFRLRCDADREAARLARAHTRVAHHARIAPADLDRWLERIEAA; encoded by the coding sequence ATGCCATACCATTTCGAGTGTCCACGGGACGGTTGTTCCTTCCGACTCCGCTGCGATGCCGACCGGGAGGCGGCGAGGCTCGCACGAGCGCACACTCGCGTCGCACACCACGCCCGAATCGCTCCGGCCGACCTCGACCGGTGGCTCGAGCGGATCGAGGCCGCCTGA